A single genomic interval of Zobellia nedashkovskayae harbors:
- a CDS encoding WcaI family glycosyltransferase: MDIKQTKRILFIGYNFAPELTGIGKYSGEMMEWLAGQGHDCTVLTAYPYYPHWEIQQPYRKNRFWYKKEVQHFDSGGTLKVIRCPMYVPHQPSGLKRMLLDTSFSAAAFARMQPLLFQKKYDWVISIAPSFQSGLLGSLYKNLRGAKHLHHIQDLQIEAAQDLGLIKNPRLLKLLYGTERYIFRHTDVVSSISDGMIDRIAKKAEKPLLFFPNWTGTDSFFPMTESGGMLKEKFGFNADDWVVLYSGAIGEKQGLEAILHTAKTLEAHKNLKFAICGTGPYKKTLQNIAEEMQLTNISFLPLQPKADFNAFLNMANLHLVIQKKKASDLVMPSKLTTILAVGGLALITANEESSLNKVVRKHNMGLLVDAENQKALNDGILKAFQSNESNSIRKAARTYAEQYLAIDKIMGAFEKELNT, encoded by the coding sequence ATGGACATAAAACAGACTAAACGTATTCTCTTTATCGGTTATAATTTTGCCCCTGAACTAACAGGTATTGGTAAGTATTCTGGTGAAATGATGGAGTGGTTAGCGGGTCAAGGACATGATTGTACTGTACTTACCGCTTACCCTTATTACCCCCATTGGGAAATACAACAACCCTATAGAAAAAATCGGTTCTGGTATAAAAAAGAAGTACAGCATTTTGATTCAGGTGGTACTCTTAAAGTAATACGTTGTCCAATGTACGTACCTCATCAACCCAGCGGACTTAAACGTATGCTCTTGGATACTTCTTTTTCTGCAGCGGCGTTTGCTAGAATGCAACCTTTGTTATTTCAAAAAAAATACGACTGGGTAATTTCCATAGCACCGTCATTTCAGTCTGGGCTTTTGGGGTCTCTTTATAAAAACCTAAGAGGAGCCAAGCATTTACATCATATTCAAGATTTACAAATAGAGGCTGCCCAAGATTTAGGTTTAATTAAAAACCCACGTTTATTAAAACTTTTGTATGGTACAGAACGATATATTTTTAGGCATACCGATGTTGTAAGTAGCATTTCTGACGGTATGATAGACCGAATTGCAAAAAAAGCAGAAAAACCATTATTATTTTTTCCAAATTGGACGGGAACGGACAGCTTTTTCCCTATGACTGAAAGCGGTGGAATGTTAAAGGAAAAATTTGGTTTTAACGCCGACGACTGGGTTGTTCTGTACTCAGGTGCAATAGGAGAAAAACAAGGCCTTGAGGCTATTTTACATACCGCCAAAACCTTGGAAGCCCATAAAAATTTAAAATTTGCGATTTGCGGTACAGGACCTTACAAAAAAACTTTACAAAACATAGCTGAAGAAATGCAATTAACCAACATTAGTTTTCTTCCGTTGCAACCCAAAGCAGACTTTAATGCCTTCTTAAATATGGCTAATTTGCATTTGGTTATTCAAAAAAAGAAAGCTAGTGACCTAGTTATGCCTTCAAAGTTAACCACCATTTTAGCCGTAGGAGGCCTAGCGTTAATTACAGCTAATGAAGAATCTAGCTTAAATAAAGTAGTTCGCAAACATAATATGGGGCTATTAGTTGATGCAGAAAATCAAAAAGCCTTGAACGATGGTATTTTAAAAGCTTTTCAAAGCAATGAGAGCAACTCTATTAGAAAAGCCGCTAGAACATATGCTGAGCAGTATTTAGCCATTGACAAAATCATGGGAGCATTTGAAAAAGAATTAAATACTTAA
- a CDS encoding glycosyltransferase produces MKIIFLNHHNHLRGYSMNRYANFLDKSMTAKGHDSEIWHPKPYLAKTYFPKTIRKWLIYVDQFILFPLLFLIKSKQKPKDTLYVLIDQALGIWMPLLKNKKHIVHCHDFIALKSSLGLIKENPTNWTGKIYQRSILKGFSKAQNFISVSKHTQKELVKFLKREPAINEQVYNALDPMFIPGSVTNARIEVSKHVKHNLEQGYLLHVGGNGFYKNRIGLIALYTSWRAVTNKSLPLLLIGYPPSKKIYEASESSQFKNDIYFLTNADNHLLLQSYQGASMFLFPSLFEGFGWPVAEAMASGCPVITTNEAPMNEVGGNAAFFIERCPSPEQIKAWAHESAQVLEKALSISSKEKNDVIAKGLINAQRFNEDKLTDEIEQIYLKIEKAKLF; encoded by the coding sequence ATGAAAATAATCTTTCTAAACCATCATAATCACCTTAGAGGTTATAGCATGAACCGTTATGCCAACTTCCTGGATAAAAGTATGACGGCGAAGGGACACGATTCAGAAATTTGGCATCCAAAGCCTTATCTAGCCAAAACTTATTTTCCTAAGACTATAAGGAAATGGTTAATCTATGTTGACCAGTTTATACTTTTTCCTCTCTTATTTCTTATAAAAAGCAAGCAGAAACCCAAAGACACCCTGTATGTTTTGATTGACCAAGCTTTAGGCATATGGATGCCCTTGTTAAAAAACAAAAAGCACATTGTGCATTGCCATGATTTTATAGCTTTAAAATCTTCCCTAGGTTTAATTAAGGAAAATCCTACCAATTGGACCGGTAAGATATACCAACGTTCAATCTTAAAAGGTTTCTCTAAAGCCCAAAATTTTATTTCAGTTTCAAAACATACTCAAAAAGAATTAGTTAAGTTTTTAAAAAGAGAGCCAGCTATAAACGAACAAGTATATAACGCGCTGGACCCCATGTTTATACCCGGCTCTGTTACTAATGCACGAATTGAAGTCAGTAAACATGTAAAACATAATCTTGAGCAAGGGTATTTGTTACACGTAGGAGGTAATGGATTTTATAAAAACAGAATTGGCCTTATTGCTTTATATACCTCATGGCGCGCTGTAACCAATAAATCGCTACCCCTTTTATTGATAGGCTACCCACCTTCAAAAAAAATATATGAAGCGTCTGAATCTTCTCAATTTAAAAATGATATATACTTTTTGACGAATGCAGATAATCATTTATTATTACAAAGTTATCAAGGTGCCAGTATGTTTTTATTCCCTTCCCTATTTGAAGGTTTTGGTTGGCCAGTTGCCGAAGCAATGGCCTCCGGATGCCCAGTAATCACAACAAATGAAGCCCCAATGAATGAAGTTGGAGGAAATGCCGCTTTCTTTATAGAAAGATGTCCAAGCCCCGAACAGATTAAGGCTTGGGCGCATGAATCTGCACAAGTTTTAGAAAAGGCTTTAAGCATTTCTTCAAAAGAAAAAAATGACGTGATTGCAAAAGGGTTAATTAATGCCCAAAGATTTAATGAAGATAAATTGACCGATGAAATAGAGCAAATTTATTTAAAAATAGAGAAAGCCAAATTATTTTAG
- a CDS encoding phenylacetate--CoA ligase family protein → MKNSFSKAVFSFKTKFVNRKLEDLHRETAANLQDDNLSDLNLKKRQTLVSHAIKNSAFYKNKYQEIGITKGGVLSEDDFLKLKPLTRTELRENFDSIRTDDVSKSIHRKASTSGSTGFPVSVLHDCRHPETPIRWRILDWWGVEPWENQAFIYRYKRPFFKRLRNSLLWWPTQRIFLAAADLNTKKLDKFIHDFNKIKPTLLQGYVDVVFEFALYLLDNDIKIHPPKMVWVTSAPLFEEQRELMEKAFGAPVCDQYGNTEILLIAAECPQQNGLHIMQDTVHIEFVDKDNRPVPPNITGKILLTDLTNFAFPLIRYEIGDEGKYLDYRCKCGRPLRLMENVRGRQTVNIKTPSGLLIRGAHLMAMFDGHMKVFKEIQLRQEADFSVCIDYVPRMSNQDAKDAAEKMAELLKKRSRFEIKVGYRQIERIERTTTKTPLIVSHLE, encoded by the coding sequence ATGAAGAATAGCTTTTCAAAAGCAGTTTTTTCATTTAAAACCAAGTTTGTAAATCGAAAGCTTGAAGATTTACACCGTGAAACAGCCGCAAACTTGCAGGATGACAATCTTTCTGACTTAAACTTAAAAAAGCGTCAAACACTGGTTAGTCATGCTATAAAAAATTCTGCTTTCTATAAAAACAAATATCAAGAAATAGGAATTACAAAAGGAGGTGTATTAAGCGAAGATGACTTCTTAAAACTAAAGCCATTAACCCGAACTGAGCTTCGCGAAAATTTTGATAGTATCCGAACGGATGATGTCTCAAAATCAATTCACAGAAAGGCTAGCACATCCGGTAGCACAGGATTTCCTGTCTCTGTCCTTCACGATTGCAGACATCCAGAAACACCCATAAGGTGGCGTATTTTAGATTGGTGGGGAGTTGAGCCATGGGAAAACCAAGCATTTATTTATAGATATAAACGACCTTTTTTTAAGCGATTGCGGAATAGTTTACTTTGGTGGCCTACCCAACGTATATTCCTAGCAGCGGCTGACTTGAATACAAAAAAATTAGATAAGTTTATTCATGATTTTAATAAAATAAAACCCACTTTGCTTCAAGGCTACGTGGATGTAGTTTTTGAATTTGCTCTGTATTTACTTGATAATGACATAAAAATCCATCCTCCCAAAATGGTCTGGGTAACTTCGGCCCCATTGTTTGAAGAGCAACGTGAATTAATGGAAAAAGCGTTTGGCGCACCAGTTTGCGACCAATATGGCAACACCGAAATCTTATTAATTGCTGCAGAGTGTCCACAACAAAATGGTTTGCATATCATGCAAGATACTGTGCATATTGAGTTTGTAGACAAGGACAATAGGCCTGTGCCACCAAACATCACTGGTAAAATACTTTTAACAGACTTAACTAATTTTGCTTTCCCTTTAATACGTTATGAAATAGGAGACGAAGGAAAATACCTAGATTATAGATGTAAGTGTGGTAGACCTTTGCGACTAATGGAAAATGTAAGAGGTAGACAAACTGTAAATATTAAAACCCCCTCAGGCCTTCTTATAAGAGGTGCGCATTTAATGGCTATGTTTGACGGTCATATGAAAGTTTTCAAAGAAATTCAATTACGACAAGAGGCAGATTTTTCAGTATGTATAGATTATGTTCCACGTATGTCCAACCAAGACGCTAAAGATGCCGCTGAAAAAATGGCAGAATTACTGAAGAAACGTTCACGTTTTGAGATAAAGGTAGGTTACAGACAAATTGAGCGAATAGAACGCACCACTACCAAAACACCGCTTATAGTAAGTCACTTAGAATAA
- a CDS encoding VanZ family protein: MEYLTKKNKTKFVFSLLFIVGLFLILFLSWKTNPNLKESAFIPTWLSEWTDQIRNNRRRTAVPFVGLGLLIGLYLVIIKRVRFWVWFYTWGALCIIVIIAEAGQYFLPSRSPDIKDVIWGSIGAIGGLLTSFLGWQITHIIKTISYGHKTD; this comes from the coding sequence ATGGAATATTTAACAAAAAAAAATAAAACCAAGTTTGTATTTTCACTGTTATTTATAGTGGGATTATTTTTGATTCTTTTCTTGAGTTGGAAGACCAATCCCAATCTAAAAGAATCAGCATTCATACCTACTTGGCTTTCAGAATGGACAGACCAAATACGGAATAACCGTAGACGAACGGCCGTACCTTTTGTTGGACTTGGTCTTTTAATAGGTTTATATTTAGTAATAATTAAGCGAGTCAGGTTTTGGGTTTGGTTTTACACTTGGGGCGCTCTATGTATCATCGTTATCATTGCCGAAGCCGGTCAGTATTTTTTACCCTCAAGAAGCCCTGACATAAAAGATGTCATTTGGGGTTCTATAGGAGCTATCGGTGGCTTACTGACTTCCTTTTTGGGTTGGCAGATTACACATATTATTAAAACCATATCTTATGGACATAAAACAGACTAA